Part of the Deltaproteobacteria bacterium genome, CCCGGGATCCTGGCCCTGAAGGAGGAAATTGGACGGATCCAGATGGGACAGGGGCGATTCGAGGCCCTTTGCCAGGAGCTTCAAAGTTTAAGGCTGGAGATCGCCGGGGCGGAAAGGCGCCTGCAGGAAGACTTGGAACGATTGGGCCCTGGATGGGGAGAGGACAGGATCCTCTCCTTTGATCTTTCCATCGCCCTGGCAGAGGAGGTCCGGCGCCAAGGGCAGGCCCTTGCCCGGGCCGAGAGGGAACTTCAGGGAAGACGGGCGGTTCATGAAGGCATCGTCTCCCGATTGCGGGAGGCGGAGGAGGCCTTCGGGGTTCTTCAAGCTGGGTTGAGGGGTGACTGGGAGCGGCTGGAAGAGAAGGAGAGGGCTTGTCGCCGCCTGGCCCGTTTTCAACATCGCCTGGAATTCCTGGAAAGGGATCTCGGTCACCTAAAGGAACGCCTGGAAGAGTGCCGGGAAGAGCAGGAATCCCTCTTGGGGGCCCTTGAAACAGGGAAAGGGAGGCAGCGCCTGATCCCCCTTCTCTTGGCCCTGGGCCTCCTGGCGTTGGCCTGGGCCGCATACGGGAGAGAAGTGGCTCCGGAGGTCTTGTTGCCGGGGATCCTTTTGCTCCTTGCCCTTCTGTTCTGGGTGTTCCGGCGGGAGACACCAGGGCTGGCGCGAATCCAGGCTCGCCTCCGGGACCTGAAGGGTAGGGTGGAGGACCTGGAGGAAAGGAAGTCATCCGCTGAGAAGGAGAGGGAGTCGATCCTCGAGGAGATGGATAAGTTTGCCCGGATCCTGGGAGTGGGGGAGGTTCCGGATCCCGGGGTGCTCGAGGAGATCGAGCGGGGCCTGGCGGATCAGGCCGATGCCCGAAAGGCATGGCGGCGGGCACAGGAAGAAGTGGATCGGATCCGACGGAGGCGGGAAGAGTCCCTGGCAGAGCTCGAGGCCGAGACGTCGAGGTGGGAGGAGATCCAGGGGAGGTGGGAGCGCTGGCTGGAGGAAAGGGGCCTGGACCCGGGTCTTACGCCGGAAGGAGCCTTGGAGGTGATTGGGTTGATCCGATCCTGCCGGGAGCAGATCCAGTCCCTGGAACGCCTCAGGGATCGCCTTGGGGCCGCGGAGGAGGAAAGGTCCGTTTACGTGTCCCTGGTCAATGAGGTCATGGCCCGCAGCGGGGAGGTTCCGGGAACAGGTAAAGACATAGAGGGCAGGGTCCAGGGAATCGTCGAGAGATACCGGGAGGCTGAACAGGCCGAGCAGAGGTGGATCCTGATCACCAGAGAGATCTCTTTGTGCCGTGAATCCATGAAGCGGCTGCAGGAGCGTGCCGCCGCCCTCGAGGCCCGGATCAGTGACCTCCTGGCCGCAGGAGGAGCCGATCATGAAGAGGAATTCCGAAAAAGGGCCGGGATTTTCGAGAAACGCAGAGCCCTGGAAGGGGAACTGGAGATTCACAAGGACAACCTGAAACGCCTCGCCGGGCATTCAGAAGACCTGGCGGCTCTGGAGAAGAATCTTTCGGAAACCAGCCTGGAAGAGCTGGAGCGGAGTCGAGCCGAACTTGCGGAAAGAATGGGGGAGTTGGTCGAGATCCGGGACCTCCTGAAGAAGGAACAAGCGACCCTGGAAGAACAGGCCCGCCAATTGATCCGCGATGACCGGATGTCCGCCCTCCGCTCTGAGGAGGAAGACCTACGGGCCGAACTGGCCGAACTGGCCGAGCAGTGGGCGGTGATCAGGATCGCCCGCAATCTGTTGCAGGGCGCCGCCCAGCGTTATGAGAGGGAACGCCAGCCCGCGGTGATCAGGGAGGCAGGACGCTTTTTCAAAATCCTCACCCTAGGCGCCTATTCCGCCATCGTGGCCCCTTTGGGGGAAGACCGTATCCATGTCGTCCGCAGGGATGGAGGCCGAAGGGAGATCGGAGAGTTGAGCCGGGGCACGGCAGAGCAGCTTTACCTGTCCCTCCGGTTCGGTTTCATCCGGGAATTTTCCCGCCGCTCCGAACCCCTGCCCGTCATCATGGACGACATCCTGGTCAATTTCGATCCTCCGAGGGCGAGGGCGGCCGCAAGGGCCATTTCCGAGCTATCCCTGGAACACCAAACCCTTTTCTTTACGTGCCACCCGGTTCTCGCCGGCCTGTTCAAGGAACTGGATCAACGGATTCCGGTACTGGAAATCTCGGAAGGAAAGATAAAGGGGCACGGGGAGTGATACTCTCCTGTGCCATGGTCCCGGACCGTAAAAAGAGGGCCGGGGTTACAACTCCTCCGGGGTGAAAGTCACCACGTCGTCGATCCTGCCTGTGTCCCCGAAGAACATAACCAGCCTGTCCACCCCCAGAGCGATGCCTGCCGAGGGAGGCATCCGGGGAAGGTCCTCGAGGAACCTTTCAGGGAGGGGATAGGTTTTTTTTCCGAGGGAGGCCCGTTTTTCCCTCTCCCGCAGGAAACGTTCTTCCTGTTCCCGGGCGTCCGTCAGCTCTGTGAAGGCGTTGGCCAGTTCAAGGCCGCCGCCAAGGTAAAGTTCGAAGCGCTCGGCCACCCCGTCCTCTCCCGGCTTGAGCCGCGAGAGGGCGGCCAGGGGGGCGGGGTAGTCGTAAAGGAAGACCGGCTTTGGGGAACCCAGGTGGGGTTCGATCTCAAGGGCCAGGATTTCATCGAAGCGCCCCGATTCCAGCGCCTCCTCCACGGAAATATGAGCGTACCGCTCGAAGGCCGCCCCAAGCGTCAGGCGTTCCCAGGGCCTCTCCAGTTTGACTTCCCTGCCCTGGTAGGTGAGCACCTCTCCGTGGCCGAGGTATTCGGCCACGAAACGGATCAATTCCTCGCACTCTTTCATGAGGTCTGTGTAATCGAATCCCGCGCGGTACCATTCCAAGAGGGTGAATTCCGGGAGATGAAGTCCTCCACGCTCTCCCTCTCGGAAACACTTGGCGATCTGGAAGATCCGGGGATAGCCTGCGGAAAGGAGCCGTTTCATGCAGAGTTCGGGAGAGGTATGAAGGAAGGCGCCGCCCGCCGCGACGGCGTCGATGTGAAGCTCCGGGGCGGGGGCGGGAATCAGGTAAGGGGTTTCGACCTCCAGGTATCCTCTCTTGGTGAAAAACACCCGCAAGGCCTGAAGAACCCGGGCGCGCAATTGGAGCAGAGACTTCCTGGCCAAGAGCCGCTCCGGGTCCGCTCCTGTGGCGTTATTCCTTGACGCGGGTGACATACTCCCCGGTTCGGGTGTCCACGGTGATTTTCGTTCCTTCCTCTATGAAAGGCGGGACCCGTAAAACATAACCGGTTTCGGTGGTCACGGGCTTGCTGTCACCCGAAACCGAGTCTCCCTTCACCCAAGGGTCGGCCTTGGTTACGGTGAGGTCCACGAAGTTGGGCAGCGTGATTCCGATGGGCCTCTCTCCAAAAAGGAGGATGTCCACCTCGAGGTTGTCGATCAGAAAATTCTTGGCCTCGCCCACCTGGTCCTCCGACAGCATGATCTGCTCGTAGTTCTCCACGTCCATGAAGTAGTATTCCTGCTCCTGGTTGTAGAGGTACTGCATTTTCCTCTCTTCCAGGTCAGCCGGTTCGAAGGTGTCCACGGAGCGGAAGGTCCGATCGACGATCACGCCCGTGATCATGTTTTTAAGCTTGCATCTGTACAAAGCCTGCCCTTTTCCGGGCTTGGAAAACTGAAAATCGATGATTACGTAAGGTTCATCGTCGAACTGTAATTTCAGGCCCTTTCTCAAATCACTCGCGTTGTACATGGCAGACTTCCTTTTTTTAAGATCCCACTCGGGGGATGGAACACAGTAAAATCGACGCCCTGGGTTATGACCTGACAGGGGGAATTTCCATCAAATTTTTAACGGGTTCAAGTTTGTTTGTGGGACCAAGTGATTTTTGTAATGAAAACCCGGCTTTAAGATTGGTGAATATATGAGAGGGAATGTTCGGTGTCAAGGCCAAAAGGCGGGAGGGCGGGGTGTTGACAAAAGGGAAGGGGTCGCTTAAAAGGAGCGGGGTTTCAAGGGAATCCAACCCTTAACCCTTGAAAACAACCGTACTTAAGAAAAACTAAAGGGGCCGCCCCGATGGTTGAGGGGTGGCTTCTTTCATTGGAGGCGTCCTTGCCGGCGCCCGTTGGAATACAGTGGCGAGGTGACTATTGATGAAAATCGGTCTGGTTGGACTTCAAAATTCAGGAAAAACAACGATCTTCAATGCCTTGACGCGCTCGGAGGCCCGGGTGGCGGCCTATTCGGAGGCCGGGGTTGGACCGAATCTCGCGGTTCTCGATGTCCCTGACAGCCGGGTGGACCGCCTGGCGGAGATCTACCGGCCCGAAAAGACGGTTTACGCCGCCCTGGAGCTGGTGGACTTTGGGGGCCTTACCGAGGGCGCAGCGAAAAGCGAGCTGTTCTCGGGGGCCGCGATGGCGCAGATCCGTAACATGGACGCCTTGGCCCATGTGGTCAGGAATTTCCCGGACGGCTCGGGTGCAGAACCCACCCCACTCCAAGATATCCAAAAGTTGGACGAAGAGTTCCTCCTCTCTGATCTTGTCGTGGCGGAAGGGAGGCTCGAACGGATCGAGCAGGGCTACCGGCGGGGACAGAAGTCAAATGCCCTGTTGCGGGAGGAGAAGATCCTCCGTAAGGTTCAAGCCCATCTTGCAGGAGACGAACCCCTTCGCACCCTGGACCTTGACCGGGACGAAGAGAAGGTCATCCGCGGCTTCCAGTTCCTGACCCGAAAGCCCATGATGGTCATCCTCAATTCGAGTGAATCCGGCTTCGGAAAAAACGGGGATCTGCTGGAAGAGATTGAAGATTCATACAAGGTGGTGGAATTCGCGGGACATTTCGAAATGGAACTATCCCGGCTGGAGGATGAGGAAGAGATTCGACTTTTCATGGAGGACATGGGGATCGAGGTCTCCGTGAGGGACCGCCTGTGCCGGGCGGCCTATGAGCTCCTCGGGTACATCAGCTTCTTCACCGTGGGAAAGGATGAGGTTAGGGCCTGGAACATCCGGAAAGGTGGGACCGCCCTGGAGGCGGCAGGCATCATCCATTCGGATCTGGCCAGGGGCTTCATACGGGCGGAGTGTTTCTCCTACCAGGACCTGATCGAATGCGGGTCGGAGAAGGAGGTGCGAAGCCGCGGGCTGCTGCGCCTCGAGGGACGTACATACAGGGTCAAGGACGGCGATATCCTGAACATCCGGTTCAACGTCTAGCTCCCGGCCGAGGGGAGGGTCAGGATCAAGAGAAACCCCTCGCCCGCAGGCCTATTCCATCCTGATAAGTCTTCTCAGGTTTTCTCCCAGGATCTTCTCCTTTGCCTCTTTCCCAAGGGGAAGGGAGAGTACTTTTTGAAGTTCCCTTTCCATGGTCCCGAAGGGGACGTCGGAACCGAAGAGGATCCTTTCAGGTCCGATCCTCCGGGCGAATTCGGCCAAGATGGAAGGAGCAGCCAGGGCCGTGTCGAAGTGGACGTTCTCGTCATCCTTGAAATGATCCAGGAAATCCATGGGATCGCCCCCGAGCATTCCCAGGTGGGGAATAATGACCTTCAGGGTTCGGGTCATGTCGACGAAGGCCCGGGTGAAGGCGAGTTCTTCTTCCACAATGATGGGAAGATCGATCGCCTCGGATCGCTCGATGAAGTCCCGGAGCCCGGGATCCTTCAGGACCTCGTAATTGGAAGCGGCGTCCTGGATGCCCCGCATCCAATGCCACTTCCCGCCGCGGTATCCCTTTTCCACCGGGATGGGGCGGAGATCTTCCGGAATATAGTAATAGGGAATGAACGCCCCCACCTTTTCGCATTCCTCCAAGATATCCCCATTGACGCCTTCATGGGCCAGGGCCTGGGAAGGAAAAGGAAAGACCACGATACGGTCCACCCCGCATTTTTCCGCCTGTTCCAGCAAGTTCTCCGTACTCACGCGGATGCCGAGGGTTACCGAAGGACCCCAGTGGGTATGAGAATCGATTATTTCCATCAGCACTCCTTGTAGAAGGCTCAGACTTGAACCGTGATGCCGGATCCCAGATCGGTGATCACGGAAAGATCGCTCCGGGATGGGATTGGGTCCCCAGTGTATCGGAACGGGAATGCCGCATTCAAGGAAAAAGAGGAGGGCGGAGGCCTGTCGGCCTCCCGGAGATGCGAGCGCTTCAAATTCCTTGCAATGACCGGTGAAATCCTGTAAGTAGGCCTTACAATTTTCCGGCAAAGGAGGGGGAGATGAAGGTATTGGTCACGTATTATTCCGAGACGGGAAACACGGAGAAACTGGCTAAGGCGATCTTCGAGGGCGCCGGTCGCGTCGACAAGGAGTTGATGCCGATCGACCAGGTGGGAGACCTCGAAAAGTACGAGCTCATCTTTTGCGGATTTCCCGTCCATTCCAGCAGCGTTCCGGGCAAGGTGCAGGAATTTCTGAAACGACTCCCGGAAGGTAAGAAGCTGGCCCTCTTCGCCACCCACGGATCCCTCCGCGGAGGCCAACTGGCTACCACCGCCTTTGACTACGCAACAAGCCTGGCAAAGAATACCCGGGTTATCGGAACCTTCGGATGCAGAGGAAAGGTCAAGCAGGACCTCCTCGAGGCCCTGCTCCAGAAGCCCGAACACAGGGCCTGGGCCGAGGAGGCCCAGAGCAGCGCTGCGACCCATCCTGACGACGGAGACCTGGAAGACGGGAAGAACTTCGCCCAAAGGGTTATGGACAAGGCCCATTTCGGAAAGGACTAGCGGGTTGTTGAAAAACTGCTGCGCTTTTTTGCCTCATTCGGCCTTGCTTCAACAACGCTCGCTACGTTTTTCAACAACCTGCTAAACCTGCGCCACGCAGAGAGGTGTATTGCGCTGGCAGGTGCTGAGATCGGGCAAAGTCAGGCGTTTTGTAAAGACTTTCCGCTCCCTTTAAAGCGGAAACGAGGATTATCGCTGTTTCCATATGTGCACTCTTCCTCCACCGGTGCAGGGAAGAAGAGAAATCAGGTGGAGTGGATGAGCGTCTGCGGTTCTTTTCAGCGGCAGGAGGGATATCGATTGACACCTGCAAGCTTTTTACCCTATACTCCTCCTTCAAGTTGCTTTTCCGCCGCTATTGTCAATCCCTTCACTTTTCTTGGAACCTCGTGAATGGATTCCGTTCCGGGATCCGAGCACTTGTTTTGTCAACTCCGTAATCTCACCAAACAACCAGAGAAAGGGAGGAGTTATCATGGATAAGACAAGAGGGACGGACAAGGGTATGGATAGAAGAACCTTTATCAAGGTCGCGGGTATGACAGGTTTGGGCCTGACGGCCACGACATTCGGCGTCCCCACCCTGCTCAGGGCCAAGCCCAAGACCATCAAGATCGGCTCCATTCAGCCCGCCACCGGACCCCTGGCCGTGATCGGGCAGGCCCAGCGCAAGGGCAACCAGTTGGCCGTGGATCTTATTAACTCCAGGGGCGGTATCCGTTCCTTGGGCGGGGCCAAGTTGGAACTCCTCCTGGGGGATAGTGAAAGCAAGCCCGAGGTCGGTAGATCCGAAGCCGACCGTCTGATCAGGGAAGGTGCCGCGGTGCTGGTGGGACCTTTTCAGAGCGGTGTCGCCATGGCGATCGCAACCCTTGCGGAGCAGCGCGGTGTTCCCTTTGTGATGGACGTGGCGGCGTTGGATGCCATCACCCAAAAAGGATACAAGCATGTCTTTCGGGTTTTTATCACGGCTAGAGGCCTTGTGGGCGGGGCCATCAAATACTACAAGATGGTCACTGAATCCACGGGCGTTATCCCCAAACGGGCCGTAGTCACCAACACGGCCGATCCCTTCGGCAAGGGCATGTCGGGGGGCTTCCTGAAGGCCATGGAAAAGTCCGGGCTGCCGGTCAAAATCGTCGAACGGATCCAGTATCCCTTGGGTATCCAGGATCTTTCCGCCGAGGTGGCCAAGATAAAGGCGGCCAAGCCCGATATCCTTTTCCCGGTCTCCCGGATCGGTGACAGCGTCATCCTCGTGCGGGAATTGTACAAGCAGAAGGTCCCGCTGATGGGAATTTTCGGCCCCGGGTCTCCAGGGTGGTACGAGCCGGAATTCGTCAAGGACGTGGGAAAGCTGGCCCTCTATGTCATGACCAACGTGCCATGGATCAATCCATTGAGCCCCGTATACCAGAAGGCCAACGCCGCCTGGCAGAAAAAATACGGAGGCTACCTGGACACCAACTCGGCTTATGCCTACACAGGCATCTTGGTCGTTGCGGATGCCCTGGAGCGGGCCGGATCCACGGATACCGACAAGATTCTGGCGGCCCTGAAGCAGACCAACTTCAAGGATCATCCCGTAGTGGGAGGCCCGGTGCGCTTTGACGAAAAGGGCGATAACACCGGGGCCATGACGGCCCTTGTGCAGGTTCAGCCCGATCCGGATCCCCTCAAGCGGGTCAAGGTCGTGCTGCCCAAGGAATTCGCCCAGTCCGACAAGATCGTCTTCCCCGCACCCCAGCTCTGGGAACGGTAGCCATGGACGTCACCCTGGCCTTACAACTGCTTGTGCAGGGGGTTTTGCTGGGAGGGATCTATGGCCTGATCGCCATGGGTCTCTCCCTGATCTTCGGCGTCATGGGGGTGATCAATTTCGCCCACGGCCAGATGATGGTTATGGGCATGTACGTGTCCTACTGGATCTTTGTGCTCCTGGGGATCGATCCTTATGTCTCCCTTGTGGTGGTGGCGGCCGGCACCTTCCTCTTGGGGTATGCCATCCAGTCCTCTGTGGTGAACCGTATCCTGGATTACCCTGAGGCCATGCAGGTCCTTCCCTTGGTGGCCATGGGGCTGATCCTGGAGAACACCGCACTCCTCCTCTGGGGCCCGGATCACCGGAGTCCCCAGACGGCCCTCGGTCTCGAGGCCCTCTGGATCGGGCCGGTAATGGTGGATGTTTCCCGTCTCATAGCCTTTGCCCTGGCCATTCTTATCACAAGTCTGATCTTCTTCTTCCTCAAGAAGACGGATATCGGTAAGAGCATCCGGGCCGCGGCGGACAACCGAACCGGGGCGATCCTGGTGGGTATCGACGTTAACCGGATCTTCAACATAGCTTTCGGCATCGGCGCGGCGAGCACCGGCGCCGCGGGCGCCCTCCTCCTTCCCCTCATGCCCGTATCCCCCCACATGGGCCACGACTTTACCCTGACCGCCTTCATCGTGGTGATCCTGGGCGGCCTGGGAAATCTCATGGGCGCCCTGATCGGGGGACTTATTCTGGGCGTGACCGAGTCCTTGTCTACTCTCCTGCTGCCCGCCACCCTCAAGCAGGTGGTCAGTTTCAGTATCCTTGTCCTTATCATGATCTTCAGGCCCCGGGGCCTGTTCGGGGGGAAGAAATGAATCGACTCCTTTTGTTCCTGTCTTCGATCTTGGCGATCCTCCTGGTTCTCCCCCTGTTCCTGGATAAGTACGCCCTCGGCATCTTCGTGATGATCTTTTTCTATGCTTACCTGGGCCAGTCCTGGAATGTGCTCACGGGGTACACGGGGCATATTTCCCTGGGCCATGCTCTGTACGTGGGGATAGGGGCATATACCACAACCTTCCTGGCCAAGGATTTCGGCCTGACTCCCTGGGCGGGCATGGTGGCCGGGGGAGTCATTGCCGTTATTGTCGCCTTGTTCCTGGGGTTCCTGGGCTTCCGCTTCGGCCTGAGGGGCGTATACTTCGTCATCATGACCATTGCTTTCGCAGAAATTGCGCGCCTCATCGTCTCCCACGTGGAGGCCCTGGGGTCTTTTTCAGGAATCTTTATTGATTTCAGCCCTTCCTTCTGGAACTTCCAGTTCAGGGGAAACATCCCGTACTATTATATTTCCCTGGGCCTAATGGTGGGTTCCCTCGTCGTGGTGCGCCTGCTCGAGGTATCCCGACTGGGCCGCTTCATGGTGGCCATCAGGGAGGATGAGGAAGCGGCCCAGTCCCTCGGTGTCAATACTTTCAGGATCAACATGATCGCCATTTCCATCAGCGCCTTTATGACCTCCATCGCCGGGGCCTTTTACGCCAATTACATTTTCTACCTTCATCCCAACACCCTTTTCGGAATGGGCCTCAGCATCGAGCTGATCCTGCGCCCGATCGTCGGGGGTCTGGGGACCCTCTTCGGGCCCATCATCGGGTCCTTCATCCTGACTCCCCTCTCTGAGATCTCGAGGGCCTACTTCGCCAAGGGTGGACTTGAAGGGCTTCACCTGATCCTTTACGGGGTTCTGACCATCCTGGTTGTCCTTTTCATGCCCAAGGGGATCATTGTTTATGTCAGGCGGGCCTTGCGCCCCGTCCTTGAACCGGGAAAGGCAAAGCAGGGGGTGTGAGCGGTGGGTATACTGGATACGGTTCAATTGACGAAACGTTTCGGGGGCCTTCAGGCCGTGGTGGATCTGACCATCGAACTGAATGACGGGGAGATCCTGGGGCTTATCGGTCCCAACGGGGCGGGAAAGACCACCGTCTTCAACTGCCTGAGTGGTTTCCTGGCTCCTGACGAGGGAACGATTTTATTTCACGGGGAACCCATCCGGGGGCTTCAACCCTTCCAGATCTCCCTGATGGGCCTGGCCCGGACATTTCAGATCGTAAAGCCCTTCCTCACCATCCCGGTCCTGGACAACGTGTTGA contains:
- a CDS encoding AAA family ATPase, which produces MRLERIYIDGFGVFHDLLIEGLSPGLTVFLGHNESGKTTLLSFVRTLLFGFPRGKENPYPPLAGGMHGGNVTLTAADGEVYQVERRPGPHGGRVNVFCRDRGTSGGRELLERLLGTASRTLYRNVYAFSLSELQHFETLNDAALREALYSAGAGLDSHVLNSFKGRLEKWEDRLYKPRGNKPRINSLLRRLREIRKEKQALHGNLDRYDEIRSRIPELEGKIAKIEEERIGLSRDLGRIETRIRAWQDWVHIRVTAEKLESLPTIDDFPADGVARLDTLSARLADVEKSRLEKQEDLERLEGDLSDLKRDPGILALKEEIGRIQMGQGRFEALCQELQSLRLEIAGAERRLQEDLERLGPGWGEDRILSFDLSIALAEEVRRQGQALARAERELQGRRAVHEGIVSRLREAEEAFGVLQAGLRGDWERLEEKERACRRLARFQHRLEFLERDLGHLKERLEECREEQESLLGALETGKGRQRLIPLLLALGLLALAWAAYGREVAPEVLLPGILLLLALLFWVFRRETPGLARIQARLRDLKGRVEDLEERKSSAEKERESILEEMDKFARILGVGEVPDPGVLEEIERGLADQADARKAWRRAQEEVDRIRRRREESLAELEAETSRWEEIQGRWERWLEERGLDPGLTPEGALEVIGLIRSCREQIQSLERLRDRLGAAEEERSVYVSLVNEVMARSGEVPGTGKDIEGRVQGIVERYREAEQAEQRWILITREISLCRESMKRLQERAAALEARISDLLAAGGADHEEEFRKRAGIFEKRRALEGELEIHKDNLKRLAGHSEDLAALEKNLSETSLEELERSRAELAERMGELVEIRDLLKKEQATLEEQARQLIRDDRMSALRSEEEDLRAELAELAEQWAVIRIARNLLQGAAQRYERERQPAVIREAGRFFKILTLGAYSAIVAPLGEDRIHVVRRDGGRREIGELSRGTAEQLYLSLRFGFIREFSRRSEPLPVIMDDILVNFDPPRARAAARAISELSLEHQTLFFTCHPVLAGLFKELDQRIPVLEISEGKIKGHGE
- the genX gene encoding EF-P lysine aminoacylase GenX; translated protein: MSPASRNNATGADPERLLARKSLLQLRARVLQALRVFFTKRGYLEVETPYLIPAPAPELHIDAVAAGGAFLHTSPELCMKRLLSAGYPRIFQIAKCFREGERGGLHLPEFTLLEWYRAGFDYTDLMKECEELIRFVAEYLGHGEVLTYQGREVKLERPWERLTLGAAFERYAHISVEEALESGRFDEILALEIEPHLGSPKPVFLYDYPAPLAALSRLKPGEDGVAERFELYLGGGLELANAFTELTDAREQEERFLREREKRASLGKKTYPLPERFLEDLPRMPPSAGIALGVDRLVMFFGDTGRIDDVVTFTPEEL
- the efp gene encoding elongation factor P — its product is MYNASDLRKGLKLQFDDEPYVIIDFQFSKPGKGQALYRCKLKNMITGVIVDRTFRSVDTFEPADLEERKMQYLYNQEQEYYFMDVENYEQIMLSEDQVGEAKNFLIDNLEVDILLFGERPIGITLPNFVDLTVTKADPWVKGDSVSGDSKPVTTETGYVLRVPPFIEEGTKITVDTRTGEYVTRVKE
- the ychF gene encoding redox-regulated ATPase YchF; this translates as MKIGLVGLQNSGKTTIFNALTRSEARVAAYSEAGVGPNLAVLDVPDSRVDRLAEIYRPEKTVYAALELVDFGGLTEGAAKSELFSGAAMAQIRNMDALAHVVRNFPDGSGAEPTPLQDIQKLDEEFLLSDLVVAEGRLERIEQGYRRGQKSNALLREEKILRKVQAHLAGDEPLRTLDLDRDEEKVIRGFQFLTRKPMMVILNSSESGFGKNGDLLEEIEDSYKVVEFAGHFEMELSRLEDEEEIRLFMEDMGIEVSVRDRLCRAAYELLGYISFFTVGKDEVRAWNIRKGGTALEAAGIIHSDLARGFIRAECFSYQDLIECGSEKEVRSRGLLRLEGRTYRVKDGDILNIRFNV
- a CDS encoding amidohydrolase family protein translates to MEIIDSHTHWGPSVTLGIRVSTENLLEQAEKCGVDRIVVFPFPSQALAHEGVNGDILEECEKVGAFIPYYYIPEDLRPIPVEKGYRGGKWHWMRGIQDAASNYEVLKDPGLRDFIERSEAIDLPIIVEEELAFTRAFVDMTRTLKVIIPHLGMLGGDPMDFLDHFKDDENVHFDTALAAPSILAEFARRIGPERILFGSDVPFGTMERELQKVLSLPLGKEAKEKILGENLRRLIRME
- a CDS encoding flavodoxin domain-containing protein, which encodes MKVLVTYYSETGNTEKLAKAIFEGAGRVDKELMPIDQVGDLEKYELIFCGFPVHSSSVPGKVQEFLKRLPEGKKLALFATHGSLRGGQLATTAFDYATSLAKNTRVIGTFGCRGKVKQDLLEALLQKPEHRAWAEEAQSSAATHPDDGDLEDGKNFAQRVMDKAHFGKD
- a CDS encoding ABC transporter substrate-binding protein, which gives rise to MDKTRGTDKGMDRRTFIKVAGMTGLGLTATTFGVPTLLRAKPKTIKIGSIQPATGPLAVIGQAQRKGNQLAVDLINSRGGIRSLGGAKLELLLGDSESKPEVGRSEADRLIREGAAVLVGPFQSGVAMAIATLAEQRGVPFVMDVAALDAITQKGYKHVFRVFITARGLVGGAIKYYKMVTESTGVIPKRAVVTNTADPFGKGMSGGFLKAMEKSGLPVKIVERIQYPLGIQDLSAEVAKIKAAKPDILFPVSRIGDSVILVRELYKQKVPLMGIFGPGSPGWYEPEFVKDVGKLALYVMTNVPWINPLSPVYQKANAAWQKKYGGYLDTNSAYAYTGILVVADALERAGSTDTDKILAALKQTNFKDHPVVGGPVRFDEKGDNTGAMTALVQVQPDPDPLKRVKVVLPKEFAQSDKIVFPAPQLWER
- a CDS encoding branched-chain amino acid ABC transporter permease, with the translated sequence MDVTLALQLLVQGVLLGGIYGLIAMGLSLIFGVMGVINFAHGQMMVMGMYVSYWIFVLLGIDPYVSLVVVAAGTFLLGYAIQSSVVNRILDYPEAMQVLPLVAMGLILENTALLLWGPDHRSPQTALGLEALWIGPVMVDVSRLIAFALAILITSLIFFFLKKTDIGKSIRAAADNRTGAILVGIDVNRIFNIAFGIGAASTGAAGALLLPLMPVSPHMGHDFTLTAFIVVILGGLGNLMGALIGGLILGVTESLSTLLLPATLKQVVSFSILVLIMIFRPRGLFGGKK
- a CDS encoding branched-chain amino acid ABC transporter permease, which encodes MNRLLLFLSSILAILLVLPLFLDKYALGIFVMIFFYAYLGQSWNVLTGYTGHISLGHALYVGIGAYTTTFLAKDFGLTPWAGMVAGGVIAVIVALFLGFLGFRFGLRGVYFVIMTIAFAEIARLIVSHVEALGSFSGIFIDFSPSFWNFQFRGNIPYYYISLGLMVGSLVVVRLLEVSRLGRFMVAIREDEEAAQSLGVNTFRINMIAISISAFMTSIAGAFYANYIFYLHPNTLFGMGLSIELILRPIVGGLGTLFGPIIGSFILTPLSEISRAYFAKGGLEGLHLILYGVLTILVVLFMPKGIIVYVRRALRPVLEPGKAKQGV